One genomic window of Actinoplanes lobatus includes the following:
- a CDS encoding YceI family protein, with translation MTVSTREFEGLQIPAAGTYELDAAHKRVGFVVKHLMVSKVRGQFAEATATITVAENPLESAVVASIKTGSVETGQVDRDNHLRTGDFFEAEKYPTMEYRSTGVKSHAGAEFVLDGELTIKGITRPVELVVEFEGATTSPYGQHLFGFSAHTEIDREDWGLTYNMALETGGVMIGKKVKIEIEGEAILQQG, from the coding sequence ATGACCGTCAGCACCCGTGAGTTCGAAGGCCTCCAGATCCCCGCCGCCGGCACCTACGAGCTGGACGCGGCGCACAAGCGGGTCGGCTTCGTGGTGAAGCACCTCATGGTGAGCAAGGTCCGCGGCCAGTTCGCCGAGGCGACCGCCACCATCACCGTGGCGGAGAACCCGCTGGAGTCCGCGGTCGTCGCCTCCATCAAGACCGGCAGCGTCGAGACCGGCCAGGTCGACCGGGACAATCACCTGCGTACCGGTGACTTCTTCGAGGCCGAGAAGTACCCGACGATGGAGTACCGCAGCACCGGCGTGAAGTCGCACGCGGGCGCCGAGTTCGTCCTCGACGGCGAGCTCACCATCAAGGGCATCACCCGGCCGGTCGAGCTCGTCGTCGAGTTCGAGGGCGCCACCACCAGCCCGTACGGGCAGCATCTCTTCGGGTTCAGCGCGCACACCGAGATCGACCGGGAGGACTGGGGCCTGACCTACAACATGGCCCTGGAGACCGGTGGCGTGATGATCGGCAAGAAGGTCAAGATCGAGATCGAGGGCGAGGCCATCCTGCAGCAGGGCTGA
- a CDS encoding tetratricopeptide repeat protein, with product MKTAQELWELLNEAQHLPYGAAQIAMVEQVLRHVDTTDDPALRFYARLFATTAYIYGGEPVKAFPTFSWCVADFDRNPGPHHQRWMHNLLWLFKNMVNSLTKFPEVPLERTYAVLDDMERRYRESGHGMQAVYKHRYLVAQHVGRTGEVAEWFGKWQAAPRDTLSDCAGCDPTTLVNHLADQERYEEAAELAGPVLAGDLSCSEQPQSILSELMPVYLRTGRLREAADAHRRSYMIERNNLADLWGVGDHIRFCARTGNEHRGLEILQRHVDWLDQAPSPAAAMNFAASAVLLLRRLTELGHGDTLIRRAGRADVTAAALAGELETFTLETAARFDARNGTRHQSGLMVEVMEAKPYGVSVPLSPTARRPVAPETEIVAPKPERLVTPRVEVPETATPAELIDLAEKHWLEDREDALRTVLEAFGARFEVPADPAPAARLWLLRGFAAADDDGAATRSAWERAAALFTEAGDTGEAGMTRARLAVQEAWADEPTDELLAVVEANAAHHDAHGDARSRAGAWIRLSQMYRLMQRMDEANEAGDRSDRFAEEIGEPRRVAYHAMIRAQNRALADRSEEALTAARLAWEFYRAHGPARAAAEAAVLVGQLSESPEETVAVLSEALAVGVPGAELPSRLHRARALMNLDRPDEAIDDYVEVVALVAADGDGDGGGVFVRHELAQAYKQAGRPAEAAEVAEEALLGFDRLGAEEPALDTRFLLAAIYRDLDDSSRALQLYRDLIERLEGNPAGRGQVGEQAGQLLYDLDRDSEAALTFRAAAEALHEAGDLVSELRVLRRRLMALNYADEVPEAEEVIGFAERRYAELPAELATQPGVVWGRSTFAFEVGNLLMRRGRYAEALPHLRGAVEPLRRIGAVDDADRLEGMLAEALLRSGSPREAERMLDELLKRMSPESPTRELATGLYAEARAAVQG from the coding sequence ATGAAGACCGCCCAGGAGCTGTGGGAGCTGCTCAACGAGGCGCAGCACCTGCCGTACGGTGCCGCGCAGATCGCCATGGTGGAGCAGGTTCTCCGGCATGTCGACACGACCGACGACCCGGCGCTGCGGTTCTATGCGCGACTTTTCGCGACCACCGCGTACATCTACGGCGGCGAGCCGGTGAAGGCGTTCCCGACTTTCTCCTGGTGCGTGGCGGATTTCGATCGCAACCCGGGGCCGCACCACCAGCGCTGGATGCACAACCTGCTGTGGCTGTTCAAGAACATGGTCAACTCCCTGACCAAGTTCCCGGAGGTGCCGCTGGAGCGCACCTACGCGGTGCTCGACGACATGGAGCGGCGGTACCGCGAGTCCGGCCACGGCATGCAGGCGGTCTACAAGCACCGGTACCTGGTGGCGCAGCATGTCGGGCGGACCGGCGAGGTGGCGGAGTGGTTCGGGAAGTGGCAGGCCGCGCCCCGCGACACTCTCTCCGACTGTGCCGGCTGCGACCCGACCACCCTGGTCAACCACTTGGCCGACCAGGAGAGGTACGAGGAGGCCGCCGAACTGGCCGGCCCGGTGCTCGCCGGTGACCTGTCCTGTTCCGAGCAGCCGCAGAGCATCCTCAGCGAGCTGATGCCGGTCTACCTGCGGACCGGCCGGCTGCGGGAGGCCGCCGACGCGCACCGCCGGTCGTACATGATCGAGCGGAACAACCTGGCCGACCTGTGGGGCGTCGGCGACCACATCCGGTTCTGCGCGCGTACCGGTAACGAGCACCGTGGCCTGGAGATCCTTCAACGGCATGTCGACTGGCTGGACCAGGCGCCGTCGCCGGCCGCCGCGATGAACTTCGCGGCGTCGGCGGTCCTGCTGCTGCGCCGGCTCACCGAGCTCGGCCACGGTGACACGCTGATCCGCCGGGCCGGCCGGGCGGATGTCACCGCCGCGGCTCTGGCCGGTGAGCTGGAGACGTTCACCCTCGAGACGGCGGCCCGGTTCGACGCCCGCAACGGCACCCGGCACCAGAGCGGCCTGATGGTCGAGGTGATGGAGGCGAAACCGTACGGTGTGAGCGTTCCGCTCTCCCCGACCGCGCGCCGTCCGGTGGCGCCGGAGACGGAGATCGTGGCGCCGAAACCGGAGCGGTTGGTGACGCCCCGGGTGGAGGTGCCGGAGACGGCGACGCCCGCGGAGTTGATCGACCTGGCCGAGAAGCACTGGCTGGAGGACCGTGAGGACGCCCTCCGGACGGTGTTGGAGGCCTTCGGCGCCCGGTTCGAGGTGCCTGCCGATCCGGCGCCGGCCGCCCGCCTCTGGCTGCTGCGCGGTTTCGCGGCAGCGGACGACGACGGCGCGGCGACCAGGTCGGCCTGGGAGCGGGCCGCCGCACTGTTCACCGAGGCCGGGGACACGGGCGAGGCCGGCATGACACGGGCCCGGCTGGCTGTTCAGGAGGCCTGGGCCGATGAGCCGACCGACGAGTTGCTGGCCGTGGTGGAGGCGAATGCCGCGCACCACGACGCCCACGGCGACGCGCGCAGCCGGGCGGGCGCGTGGATCCGTCTGTCCCAAATGTACCGACTTATGCAGCGGATGGACGAGGCGAACGAGGCCGGTGACCGATCGGACCGCTTTGCCGAGGAGATCGGTGAGCCGCGGCGGGTGGCGTACCACGCGATGATCCGGGCGCAGAACCGTGCGCTGGCCGACCGGAGCGAGGAGGCCCTCACGGCCGCCCGGCTGGCGTGGGAGTTCTACCGGGCGCACGGTCCGGCCCGGGCCGCTGCCGAGGCGGCCGTGCTCGTCGGTCAGCTCAGTGAGTCACCGGAGGAGACGGTGGCCGTGCTCAGCGAGGCGCTCGCGGTCGGTGTGCCCGGCGCCGAGCTGCCGTCCCGCCTGCACCGGGCCCGCGCCCTGATGAACCTGGACCGCCCGGACGAGGCGATCGACGACTACGTCGAGGTGGTCGCGCTGGTCGCGGCCGACGGTGACGGCGACGGCGGTGGCGTCTTCGTCCGGCACGAGCTGGCACAGGCGTACAAGCAGGCCGGGCGCCCGGCGGAGGCCGCCGAGGTGGCCGAGGAGGCGCTGCTCGGTTTCGACCGGCTGGGCGCCGAGGAGCCGGCCCTCGACACCCGGTTCCTGCTGGCCGCGATCTACCGCGACCTCGACGACAGCAGCCGGGCACTCCAGCTCTACCGTGACCTGATCGAGCGGCTGGAGGGCAATCCGGCCGGCCGGGGCCAGGTCGGCGAGCAGGCCGGTCAGCTGCTGTACGACCTGGACCGCGACAGTGAGGCCGCGCTGACCTTCCGGGCCGCCGCTGAGGCGCTGCACGAGGCCGGCGACCTGGTCTCCGAGCTGCGGGTGCTGCGCCGCCGGCTGATGGCGCTCAACTACGCCGACGAGGTGCCGGAGGCCGAGGAGGTCATCGGGTTCGCCGAGCGACGGTACGCGGAGCTGCCCGCCGAGCTGGCCACGCAGCCGGGTGTCGTCTGGGGCCGGTCCACCTTCGCCTTCGAGGTGGGTAACCTGCTGATGCGCCGCGGCCGCTATGCCGAGGCGCTGCCCCACCTGCGAGGTGCGGTGGAGCCGTTGCGCCGTATCGGCGCGGTGGACGACGCCGACCGGCTGGAGGGCATGCTGGCCGAGGCCCTGCTGCGTTCCGGGTCACCCCGGGAGGCCGAGCGGATGCTCGATGAGTTACTGAAGCGGATGAGTCCGGAATCGCCCACCCGGGAGCTGGCCACCGGCCTCTACGCCGAGGCGCGGGCGGCTGTCCAGGGCTGA
- a CDS encoding MarR family winged helix-turn-helix transcriptional regulator translates to MNTDLDDPRLTAVGLLAEAYTGLMNRLAAQFEEHRLSPVEFEVLMRLARSPGNHLRMTDLAGQTTLSTSGVTRVVDRMERSGLVRREACASDRRSSYAVITDEGMQRLTEVLPGHLELVQRWYVGLLPEEQLTQLLDSLRTVRDAVNPCATAGSTESALPA, encoded by the coding sequence GTGAACACGGACCTGGACGACCCACGCCTCACCGCTGTCGGGCTGCTCGCGGAGGCCTATACGGGCCTGATGAACCGGCTGGCCGCGCAGTTCGAGGAGCACCGCCTCTCCCCGGTGGAGTTCGAGGTGCTGATGAGGCTGGCCCGGTCCCCCGGCAATCACCTGCGGATGACCGATCTGGCCGGGCAGACCACCCTCTCCACGAGCGGTGTCACCCGGGTCGTCGACCGGATGGAGCGCAGCGGGCTGGTCCGCCGTGAGGCGTGCGCGAGCGACCGGCGCAGCTCCTACGCGGTCATCACCGACGAGGGCATGCAGCGGCTCACCGAGGTCCTGCCGGGCCACCTGGAGCTGGTCCAGCGGTGGTATGTCGGGTTGCTTCCCGAGGAGCAGCTGACCCAGCTGCTGGATTCACTGCGCACGGTCCGGGACGCGGTCAACCCGTGCGCGACGGCGGGCAGCACGGAGTCCGCGCTGCCCGCCTGA
- a CDS encoding glutamate--cysteine ligase family protein — protein MGKELVTAFFSPHDRVLFRRRVRRGLDALTGMLEEGRIEAGDRTTGLEIEINLVDAEAAPAMRNTEVLTDLADPRFQLELGRFNLELNVPPRLLAGDGLGDYEREILQALRAAGDSARKRETRLILIGMLPTLTAGQLVLGDISDNERFRALDAEIAGARGDDFRIDIQGPERLRTSSDTIAPEGACTSAQFHLRVAPADFARYWNASQAIAGVQLALGANAPFLYRRRLWAETRIPFFEQATDARPDEFAAQGVRSRVWFGDRWIDSVLDLYEENVRYFPPLLPELGDEDPVAVLAAGGIPELPELRLHNGTVYRWNRPVYDVTGGRPHLRVENRVLPSGPTVADMLANAAFYFGLVRQLAEEDPPLWACLDFAAAEAGFRTGARDGIEARLFWPGLGEVPVTDLVRDVLLPRAHSGLDRYGVHPAHRDRFLGIIEDRCRTRRNGAVWQSETVRTVQERGLDRAAALREMTQRYLEFQRTNEPVHTWPI, from the coding sequence ATGGGCAAGGAACTGGTGACCGCCTTCTTCTCGCCGCATGATCGGGTGCTGTTCCGTCGGAGGGTCCGCCGTGGCCTCGACGCGCTGACCGGGATGCTCGAGGAGGGCCGGATCGAGGCCGGCGACCGGACCACCGGCCTGGAGATCGAGATCAACCTGGTCGACGCGGAGGCCGCCCCGGCCATGCGCAACACCGAAGTCCTGACCGACCTGGCCGATCCCCGCTTCCAGTTGGAGCTGGGCCGGTTCAACCTCGAGCTGAACGTGCCACCCCGGTTGCTGGCCGGCGACGGGCTCGGCGACTACGAGCGGGAGATCCTCCAGGCGCTGCGTGCGGCCGGTGACTCCGCCCGCAAACGGGAGACCCGGCTCATCCTGATCGGGATGCTGCCCACCCTCACCGCCGGTCAGCTGGTACTCGGCGACATCTCCGACAACGAGCGGTTCCGCGCGCTGGACGCCGAGATCGCGGGCGCCCGCGGTGACGACTTCCGGATCGACATCCAGGGCCCGGAGCGGCTGCGGACCAGCAGCGACACCATCGCTCCGGAGGGCGCCTGCACGAGCGCGCAGTTCCACCTGCGGGTCGCTCCGGCCGATTTCGCCCGGTACTGGAACGCGTCCCAGGCGATCGCCGGAGTCCAGCTGGCGCTCGGCGCCAACGCCCCGTTCCTCTACCGGCGGCGGCTCTGGGCGGAGACCCGGATCCCGTTCTTCGAGCAGGCCACCGATGCGCGCCCGGACGAGTTCGCGGCCCAGGGCGTACGGTCGCGGGTCTGGTTCGGCGACCGGTGGATCGATTCGGTCCTCGATCTGTACGAGGAGAACGTCCGGTACTTCCCGCCGCTGCTGCCGGAACTCGGTGACGAGGACCCGGTCGCCGTCCTGGCCGCCGGCGGCATCCCCGAACTGCCCGAACTACGCCTGCACAACGGCACCGTCTACCGCTGGAACCGGCCGGTCTACGACGTCACCGGCGGCCGCCCGCACCTGCGGGTGGAGAACCGGGTCCTGCCGTCCGGCCCCACCGTGGCGGACATGCTGGCCAACGCGGCGTTCTACTTCGGGCTCGTCCGGCAACTCGCCGAGGAGGATCCGCCGCTCTGGGCGTGCCTGGACTTCGCGGCGGCCGAGGCCGGCTTCCGGACCGGCGCACGGGACGGGATCGAGGCCCGGCTGTTCTGGCCCGGCCTCGGCGAGGTGCCGGTGACCGATCTGGTGCGCGACGTGCTGCTTCCCCGCGCCCATTCCGGTCTGGACCGGTACGGGGTGCACCCGGCGCATCGTGACCGGTTCCTCGGGATCATCGAGGACCGCTGCCGGACCCGGCGCAACGGCGCCGTCTGGCAGAGCGAGACGGTCCGTACCGTCCAGGAGCGCGGCCTGGACCGCGCGGCGGCGCTGCGCGAGATGACGCAGCGGTACCTCGAATTCCAGCGCACCAACGAGCCGGTGCACACCTGGCCGATCTGA
- a CDS encoding chaplin produces MKKTWVRKTLSVGVLAAGALLLAPAAVAQADVDQATFNNFGAANGTQVAMPITVPVNLVGNSVGALGSAQATGAGANKVENAGGRTKQRSFNNYGALNGTQVAVPVNVPVNVSGNAAAVAGHATAKGVSANQVESARTPESIWDGGPAGSSPDQLSYNNYGALNGNQVSVPINIPINACGNALALIGSSTASGICANQIGPTYRMAHPQESKKAGKRTESTSAAGGGFGDQVTSNNYGLLNGNQLSVPINIPINACGNAIGVLGFANATGVCANQIGGGGGQPISFNPGGGHPGGGQNPGGGFPGGGFPGGGFPGGGFPGGGVLPGGGVLPGGGVLPGGVFPGDGYPGGFFPGDLDEGPDYGILPVHNYVPYYPVPDYILDDCDEFLGDLGPDGPRDYYPGYRGPKFKGNGIVKGAGNQVVPGDVRGDQGYKGGKANANAGYDKGGNRGDDFPADTKDDFEGPADDNDVSPDKYGKGNGGRENEKSPVSALTKDLGAGNFGGLDLLDTLR; encoded by the coding sequence ATGAAGAAGACTTGGGTTCGTAAGACTCTGAGTGTCGGCGTCCTGGCCGCCGGCGCCCTCCTGCTGGCCCCGGCCGCGGTCGCCCAGGCCGACGTCGACCAGGCAACCTTCAACAACTTCGGCGCGGCCAACGGCACCCAGGTCGCCATGCCGATCACCGTGCCGGTGAACCTGGTCGGCAACTCGGTGGGCGCCCTCGGCTCGGCGCAGGCGACCGGAGCCGGCGCCAACAAGGTCGAGAACGCTGGTGGCCGGACCAAGCAGCGCTCGTTCAACAACTACGGCGCTCTGAACGGCACCCAGGTGGCCGTGCCGGTGAACGTGCCGGTCAACGTGTCCGGCAACGCCGCCGCCGTGGCCGGCCACGCGACCGCCAAGGGCGTCAGCGCCAACCAGGTGGAGTCCGCCCGGACTCCCGAGAGCATCTGGGACGGCGGTCCCGCGGGCAGCAGCCCGGACCAGCTGAGCTACAACAACTACGGCGCCCTGAACGGCAACCAGGTGTCCGTGCCGATCAACATCCCGATCAACGCGTGTGGCAACGCCCTCGCGCTGATCGGTAGCTCGACCGCGAGCGGCATCTGCGCGAACCAGATCGGCCCGACCTATCGCATGGCCCACCCGCAGGAGAGCAAGAAGGCCGGCAAGCGCACCGAGAGCACCAGCGCTGCCGGTGGCGGCTTCGGCGACCAGGTCACGAGCAACAACTACGGTCTCCTGAACGGCAACCAGTTGTCCGTGCCGATCAACATCCCGATCAACGCGTGCGGCAACGCGATCGGCGTGCTCGGCTTCGCGAACGCGACCGGTGTCTGCGCGAACCAGATCGGTGGTGGCGGCGGCCAGCCGATCAGCTTCAACCCGGGTGGCGGTCACCCGGGCGGCGGTCAGAACCCCGGTGGCGGCTTCCCCGGTGGCGGCTTCCCCGGTGGCGGCTTCCCTGGTGGCGGCTTCCCCGGCGGCGGTGTTCTCCCCGGTGGCGGCGTCCTCCCGGGCGGTGGCGTCCTCCCCGGCGGCGTTTTCCCCGGCGACGGCTACCCGGGCGGCTTCTTCCCCGGTGACCTCGACGAGGGCCCGGACTACGGGATCCTGCCGGTGCACAACTACGTGCCGTACTACCCGGTTCCGGACTACATCCTGGACGACTGCGACGAGTTCCTGGGTGACCTCGGCCCGGACGGCCCGCGGGACTACTACCCCGGCTACCGGGGGCCGAAGTTCAAGGGCAACGGCATCGTCAAGGGCGCCGGCAACCAGGTCGTGCCGGGCGACGTCCGTGGCGACCAGGGCTACAAGGGCGGCAAGGCCAATGCCAACGCCGGGTACGACAAGGGCGGCAACCGCGGCGACGACTTCCCGGCCGACACGAAGGACGACTTCGAGGGCCCGGCCGACGACAACGACGTCAGCCCGGACAAGTACGGCAAGGGCAACGGTGGCCGGGAGAACGAGAAGTCCCCGGTCTCCGCGCTGACCAAGGACCTCGGCGCGGGCAACTTCGGCGGCCTCGACCTGCTCGACACCCTGCGCTGA
- a CDS encoding TetR/AcrR family transcriptional regulator: MTTVDQRHRTTPPAPRRRSRREEILEIAVGLFASRGYHGVSMDDIGSAAGVTGPALYHHFAGKEAMLAAALIPVSESLLEGGQQRVARHPDDAEAALADLIDFHVEFALANPAVIALHLHELDRLPEDPRRQIRKLQRLYVEEWVAVLSRVRPELPAPEARVLAHAAFGLMNSTPFLGGEVDRVRRAALLRDATIHALTGH; the protein is encoded by the coding sequence GTGACGACGGTAGATCAGCGGCACCGGACCACCCCACCGGCGCCTCGGCGGCGGTCGCGCCGCGAGGAGATTCTGGAAATCGCGGTGGGCCTGTTCGCCTCCCGTGGCTATCACGGCGTGTCGATGGACGACATCGGTTCCGCCGCCGGCGTCACCGGCCCGGCTCTGTACCACCACTTCGCGGGCAAGGAGGCGATGCTGGCCGCCGCCTTGATCCCGGTCAGCGAAAGCCTGTTGGAGGGCGGCCAGCAGCGCGTCGCCCGGCATCCGGACGACGCGGAGGCCGCCCTCGCGGATCTGATCGACTTCCATGTCGAGTTCGCTCTGGCCAACCCCGCGGTGATCGCCCTGCATCTGCACGAGCTGGACCGGCTGCCGGAGGATCCGCGCCGGCAGATCCGCAAGCTGCAACGGCTCTATGTGGAGGAGTGGGTGGCGGTGCTGTCCCGGGTCCGCCCCGAACTGCCCGCCCCCGAGGCCCGGGTGCTGGCCCACGCGGCGTTCGGTCTGATGAACTCCACACCGTTTCTCGGCGGCGAGGTGGACCGGGTGCGCCGCGCCGCTCTGCTGCGTGACGCGACGATCCACGCTCTGACCGGACATTAA
- a CDS encoding Hansenula MRAKII killer toxin-resistant protein 1 — translation MAENGWTTQAATAAGIAAGTGAAQLGLGYGLGVITWPVTLAEADSVWLGSLGWATWITASATVLGAVIAGRLRPERPGRWRALWRFALAAASAVGALVSVVLVALPARSAVRADTLSPQLVASGYALAGLLAGLVVAFWAVSSTPVAANLIGTALWLWTLAIAGVVAELVTGRDFATYLTSWQFAESVSPVRYGGIYWPSAVLTLVAAFVIGLVAATPAALKGDLGLGTAISGAVGPLLVAFSFLTLAPLLTEAMGPLQSAYLIAPYAVLAGMGGSALTVALAQGRRSRLAPVPVPKTGSAPAKPVKATGRVTAPAPAPAKAAPPAKPDPADPEIAEASRPGGRAPAKRRNGNGDTAPRSTITPPPASPTVARINPDDPKKPGK, via the coding sequence GGCCGAGAATGGCTGGACAACACAGGCTGCCACCGCGGCCGGCATCGCTGCCGGGACCGGGGCCGCTCAACTGGGTCTGGGCTACGGCCTGGGTGTCATCACCTGGCCGGTCACCCTCGCCGAAGCCGACAGCGTGTGGCTGGGCAGCCTCGGCTGGGCCACCTGGATCACGGCGAGCGCCACGGTGCTCGGCGCCGTCATCGCCGGCCGGCTGCGACCCGAACGACCCGGCCGGTGGCGGGCGCTCTGGCGGTTCGCACTGGCGGCGGCATCGGCGGTGGGTGCGCTGGTGTCGGTCGTCCTGGTCGCGCTGCCGGCCCGGTCCGCGGTCCGCGCCGACACCCTGTCCCCCCAACTGGTCGCCAGTGGGTACGCACTCGCCGGCCTGCTGGCCGGCCTCGTGGTCGCGTTCTGGGCGGTGTCGTCCACCCCGGTCGCGGCCAACCTGATCGGCACCGCGCTGTGGTTGTGGACACTGGCCATCGCCGGCGTGGTGGCCGAGCTGGTCACCGGGCGGGACTTCGCCACCTACCTGACCAGCTGGCAGTTCGCCGAGTCGGTGAGTCCCGTCCGCTACGGCGGGATCTATTGGCCGAGCGCCGTGCTGACCCTTGTCGCGGCGTTCGTCATCGGGCTGGTGGCGGCCACCCCGGCGGCGCTGAAGGGCGATCTGGGGCTGGGCACGGCGATCTCCGGCGCGGTCGGGCCGCTGCTGGTCGCCTTCTCGTTCCTCACCCTGGCGCCACTGTTGACCGAGGCGATGGGGCCGTTGCAGTCGGCGTACCTCATCGCTCCGTACGCCGTCCTCGCCGGCATGGGCGGATCCGCGCTCACCGTGGCCCTGGCGCAGGGCCGGCGCAGCCGGCTCGCTCCCGTCCCCGTTCCGAAGACCGGGAGCGCCCCGGCGAAGCCGGTCAAGGCGACCGGCCGGGTGACCGCACCGGCACCCGCGCCGGCTAAGGCGGCGCCGCCCGCCAAGCCGGACCCGGCCGATCCGGAGATCGCCGAGGCGTCCCGTCCGGGCGGCCGTGCCCCGGCCAAGCGCCGCAACGGCAACGGCGACACCGCCCCGCGGTCCACGATCACCCCGCCGCCGGCCAGCCCGACGGTGGCCCGGATCAACCCGGACGATCCCAAGAAGCCCGGCAAATAG
- a CDS encoding acyl-CoA dehydrogenase family protein, which produces MVDFRLGDEYAELRDSVRQFAQEQIAPVIAEHYENKTFPYEIVRQMGKMGLFGLPFPEEHGGMGGDYFALCLALEELARVDSSVAVTLEAAVSLGAMPIFRYGTDEQKKQWLPRLTSGEALAAFGLTEPGTGSDAAGTTTRAVLDESTGEWVINGTKAFITNSGTDITCLVTVMAVTGTNPDGSKELSTIIVPSGTPGFTVAPGYSKVGWCASDTHELSFDEVRVPAGNLLGERGRGLAQFLRILDEGRIAIAALSVGLAQGCVDESVTYAGNRTAFGRPIGANQAVQFLIADMDMRAHVARLGYYDAAARMLAGDEFKRYAAIAKLNASNAAMENSRYATQVHGGYGFMNESAVGRFYRDAKILEVGEGTSEVQRMLIARGLGL; this is translated from the coding sequence ATGGTCGACTTCCGGCTCGGTGATGAGTATGCGGAGTTGCGCGACAGCGTGCGGCAGTTCGCGCAAGAGCAGATCGCGCCGGTGATCGCCGAGCACTACGAGAACAAGACCTTCCCGTACGAGATCGTGCGCCAGATGGGGAAGATGGGCCTTTTCGGTCTTCCCTTCCCGGAGGAGCACGGCGGGATGGGTGGCGACTACTTTGCGCTCTGCCTGGCCCTGGAGGAGCTGGCCCGGGTCGACAGCTCGGTCGCCGTCACCCTGGAGGCCGCCGTCTCGCTGGGCGCCATGCCGATCTTCCGGTACGGCACCGACGAGCAGAAGAAGCAGTGGCTCCCCCGGCTGACCAGCGGTGAGGCGCTCGCCGCCTTCGGCCTGACGGAGCCGGGCACCGGGTCGGACGCGGCCGGCACCACCACCCGGGCGGTGCTCGACGAGAGCACCGGCGAATGGGTGATCAACGGGACCAAGGCGTTCATCACGAACTCCGGCACCGATATCACCTGCCTGGTCACGGTGATGGCGGTGACCGGCACCAACCCGGACGGCAGCAAGGAGCTGTCGACCATCATCGTTCCGTCCGGCACGCCCGGGTTCACGGTGGCGCCGGGCTACTCGAAGGTCGGCTGGTGTGCGTCGGACACCCACGAGCTGTCCTTCGACGAGGTCCGGGTGCCGGCCGGCAATCTGCTCGGCGAACGCGGCCGCGGCCTGGCCCAGTTCCTGCGCATCCTCGACGAGGGCCGGATCGCGATCGCCGCGCTCTCGGTCGGCCTGGCCCAGGGCTGCGTCGACGAGTCGGTGACGTACGCCGGGAACCGCACCGCCTTCGGCCGGCCGATCGGCGCCAACCAGGCCGTCCAATTCCTGATCGCGGACATGGACATGCGCGCCCACGTGGCCCGGCTCGGCTACTACGACGCCGCCGCCCGGATGCTCGCCGGCGACGAGTTCAAGCGGTACGCCGCGATCGCCAAGCTGAACGCCAGCAACGCCGCCATGGAGAACAGCCGGTACGCCACCCAGGTGCACGGAGGCTACGGATTCATGAACGAGTCCGCGGTCGGCCGGTTCTACCGGGACGCCAAGATCCTCGAAGTCGGCGAGGGCACCTCCGAGGTGCAGCGCATGCTCATCGCGCGGGGCCTCGGACTGTAG